Proteins encoded by one window of Clostridium perfringens:
- the yhbY gene encoding ribosome assembly RNA-binding protein YhbY has product MITTKQRAYLRGLGAKLTPIFQIGKNGIEDNFLKQVDDALEAREILKINVLENSGLETREASNFICERLGCEGVQSIGNKIVLYRASKNNPKIELPKKGK; this is encoded by the coding sequence ATGATAACAACAAAACAAAGAGCATATTTAAGAGGATTAGGTGCTAAATTAACTCCTATATTTCAAATAGGTAAAAATGGAATAGAAGATAACTTTTTAAAGCAAGTTGATGATGCTTTAGAAGCAAGAGAAATTTTAAAAATAAATGTTCTTGAAAATAGTGGATTAGAGACAAGAGAAGCTTCAAATTTCATCTGTGAAAGATTAGGATGTGAAGGGGTTCAATCTATAGGAAACAAAATAGTTCTTTACAGAGCATCAAAAAATAATCCTAAGATAGAATTACCTAAAAAAGGGAAGTAA
- the nadD gene encoding nicotinate-nucleotide adenylyltransferase: protein MKKIGVFGGTFDPIHIGHIYIAYEAYKILELDEVIFMPAGNPPHKKWKDITDEIIRYEMVKKAIEPYSFFSINNYEIEKKGLSFTYETLRYLHESFKEVELYFITGADCLINLNSWKNINEIFKFSNLVVFNRPGFDKNDLLKRKEEFDREYCTNIVYLDLLNIEISSTLIRERVHDSLEVKFFLPPGVVDIIDKYNLYRRE from the coding sequence ATGAAAAAAATAGGAGTATTTGGTGGAACTTTTGACCCAATACACATAGGCCATATTTATATAGCTTATGAAGCCTATAAAATATTAGAACTAGATGAAGTTATATTCATGCCAGCAGGCAATCCACCTCATAAGAAGTGGAAAGATATAACTGATGAAATAATTAGATATGAAATGGTTAAAAAAGCTATAGAGCCATATAGCTTTTTTTCCATAAATAACTATGAAATAGAGAAAAAAGGATTGAGCTTTACTTATGAAACTTTAAGATATTTACATGAAAGTTTTAAAGAAGTAGAGCTCTATTTCATAACCGGAGCAGATTGTCTTATAAACCTAAATTCATGGAAAAATATAAATGAAATTTTTAAATTTAGTAATTTAGTGGTTTTTAATAGACCTGGATTTGATAAAAATGATTTATTAAAGAGGAAAGAAGAGTTTGATAGAGAATATTGTACTAATATAGTATATTTAGATTTACTTAATATAGAGATAAGTTCTACTCTTATAAGAGAAAGAGTTCATGATTCTCTAGAAGTTAAATTCTTTTTACCGCCAGGTGTAGTGGATATAATAGATAAATATAATTTGTATAGGAGAGAGTAA
- the yqeK gene encoding bis(5'-nucleosyl)-tetraphosphatase (symmetrical) YqeK: protein MWSLEEINNYVKETIKGSRYSHTLGVVETAKELAKINGEDIQKAELAALIHDVAKYIPVDEQVKILEEHGYELDEITLKSPQVLHGFVSAIVAKEKFGIEDEMVLDAVKYHTLAKKDMSTLEKIIYIADYIEPGRDFPGVEELREITREDLDKGVLKGLENTILFVIKQGNLIHPLTIEARNFLIMQEK, encoded by the coding sequence ATGTGGTCATTAGAGGAAATAAATAATTATGTTAAAGAGACTATTAAGGGAAGTAGATACTCACATACTTTAGGGGTTGTTGAAACTGCTAAAGAACTTGCTAAAATAAATGGAGAAGATATACAAAAGGCAGAATTAGCTGCATTAATTCATGATGTAGCAAAATATATTCCTGTAGATGAACAAGTGAAAATATTAGAAGAGCATGGTTATGAACTAGATGAAATAACCTTAAAATCACCTCAAGTTTTACATGGATTTGTCAGTGCCATAGTAGCTAAAGAAAAGTTTGGAATAGAGGATGAAATGGTTTTAGATGCTGTGAAATATCATACTTTAGCCAAAAAAGATATGAGTACTCTAGAAAAAATAATATATATAGCTGACTATATTGAGCCAGGTAGAGATTTCCCAGGGGTTGAAGAATTAAGAGAAATAACAAGAGAAGATTTAGATAAAGGAGTATTAAAAGGCTTAGAAAATACAATTTTATTTGTAATAAAACAAGGCAATTTAATACATCCCTTAACTATAGAAGCAAGAAATTTCTTAATAATGCAAGAAAAATAA
- a CDS encoding LCP family protein, with protein sequence MGNEENRFEKRQDKKNINKKSLVKRVILGALAFILIFFISIFGYFYFKYGSFLGEVFNIVKDVKQDVIKVEEPINVLLLGMDIGDTSDVSNKDAKRTDTIILANFDPITKEAKLISIPRDTRVKIGGKSQKINAAYPIGGEKLVKQLVGNILGVKVDYVVKVDYEGFRGIIDAIGGIDMYIEQDMNYDDPGQDLHIHFNKGETVHLDGKKAEEFFRWRKNNDGTGLANGDVDRIKNQQKFINAVIDKVLSVSTITKIDSIAEILNKNIETNIPLDVTVAYGLKGLETDKNNIKMMTLPGEGKYVGNVSYYIPDEKATKELRSQLNSSNLSGRKNVIPSAARGDLSIKVLNCTKINGLAANVQKQLNENGYDKVDVGNGDPREKSEILIKDESSRAFMENDLKIDNIKKGISSKYDGNGNYDVVILLGKDFKNFGEMK encoded by the coding sequence ATGGGGAATGAAGAAAATAGATTTGAAAAAAGACAAGATAAGAAAAATATCAATAAAAAAAGCTTGGTAAAAAGAGTAATTTTAGGTGCTTTAGCTTTTATTCTTATTTTTTTTATAAGTATTTTTGGATATTTTTATTTTAAATATGGCAGTTTTTTAGGGGAAGTTTTTAATATAGTTAAAGACGTAAAACAGGATGTAATAAAGGTTGAAGAGCCAATTAATGTACTCTTATTAGGAATGGATATTGGTGATACAAGTGATGTATCAAATAAAGATGCTAAAAGAACAGATACCATAATTCTAGCAAACTTTGATCCTATAACAAAAGAGGCTAAGTTAATATCTATACCTAGAGATACTAGAGTAAAAATTGGAGGAAAGTCTCAAAAAATAAATGCTGCTTACCCAATTGGGGGAGAAAAGCTTGTTAAACAGCTTGTTGGAAATATATTAGGCGTTAAGGTTGATTATGTTGTTAAAGTTGATTATGAAGGCTTTAGAGGCATAATAGATGCTATTGGTGGAATTGACATGTATATAGAGCAGGATATGAACTATGACGATCCAGGGCAGGATTTACACATACATTTCAACAAGGGAGAAACTGTACACCTAGATGGTAAAAAAGCTGAAGAGTTTTTTAGATGGAGAAAAAATAATGATGGTACAGGATTAGCCAATGGAGATGTTGATAGAATAAAAAATCAACAAAAGTTTATAAATGCTGTAATAGATAAGGTTCTATCAGTATCTACCATAACAAAGATAGATAGTATAGCAGAGATTTTAAATAAAAATATAGAAACTAATATTCCTTTAGATGTTACTGTTGCATATGGACTTAAAGGATTAGAGACTGATAAGAATAATATAAAAATGATGACTTTACCTGGAGAAGGTAAATATGTTGGAAATGTTTCTTATTATATTCCTGATGAAAAGGCTACTAAAGAATTAAGAAGTCAATTAAACAGTAGTAATTTAAGTGGAAGAAAAAATGTTATTCCTAGTGCTGCTAGAGGAGATTTATCCATAAAAGTTTTAAATTGTACAAAAATAAATGGCTTAGCTGCAAATGTACAAAAACAATTAAATGAAAACGGATATGATAAAGTTGATGTTGGAAATGGAGATCCAAGAGAAAAATCAGAGATTTTGATAAAGGATGAAAGTTCTAGAGCTTTTATGGAAAATGATTTAAAGATAGATAACATTAAAAAGGGCATTTCATCTAAGTATGATGGAAATGGAAACTATGATGTAGTAATATTACTAGGAAAAGACTTTAAAAATTTCGGAGAGATGAAATGA
- a CDS encoding RluA family pseudouridine synthase: MSILESKITKEYDKRKIREFLKEELGLSSRLIRSAAIDKRIKVDGVAVKMNYVVKTGEEIKIELSKKESQNIEPEKMDIEIVYEDSDILVLNKKPFMVVHPTRSHPNGTLANGILYYFKESNQDCIVRLVSRLDMNTSGLIIIGKNQYAHMVLSNEMKTDKFQKRYLAIVHGNLEEKEGTINRPIYRPAEDTIKRVVDERGQESITHYKVIESYNGADLVECLLETGRTHQIRVHLSSLGHPIFGDSLYGTEDEEFISRQALHAYGLDFYSPKTKEPLSLRADLPEDMKELINKLKNK; the protein is encoded by the coding sequence ATGAGTATTTTAGAAAGTAAAATAACTAAAGAGTATGATAAAAGAAAAATAAGAGAATTTTTAAAAGAAGAGTTAGGATTGTCTTCAAGATTAATAAGAAGTGCAGCCATAGACAAGAGAATTAAGGTAGATGGTGTTGCTGTAAAGATGAACTATGTTGTTAAAACTGGTGAAGAGATAAAAATCGAGCTTTCAAAAAAGGAATCTCAAAATATTGAACCAGAAAAAATGGATATAGAAATAGTTTATGAGGATAGTGACATATTAGTTTTAAATAAGAAACCTTTTATGGTTGTACATCCTACAAGAAGCCATCCTAATGGAACCTTAGCTAATGGTATATTATATTACTTTAAAGAGAGTAATCAAGATTGTATAGTTAGACTAGTTAGTAGATTAGATATGAATACTTCAGGACTTATAATCATAGGTAAAAATCAATATGCTCATATGGTTTTATCTAATGAAATGAAAACTGATAAATTTCAAAAAAGATATTTAGCTATAGTTCATGGAAATTTAGAAGAAAAAGAAGGAACTATCAATAGACCAATTTATAGACCAGCAGAGGATACTATAAAAAGGGTTGTAGATGAAAGAGGGCAAGAGAGCATAACTCACTACAAGGTTATAGAAAGTTATAATGGTGCCGATTTAGTTGAATGTTTACTAGAAACTGGGAGAACACATCAGATAAGAGTGCATCTAAGCAGTTTAGGTCATCCTATATTTGGAGATTCTTTATATGGAACAGAGGATGAAGAGTTTATATCAAGACAGGCACTGCATGCTTATGGATTAGATTTTTATAGTCCAAAGACCAAGGAACCTTTAAGCTTAAGGGCAGATCTTCCAGAGGATATGAAAGAGTTAATAAATAAATTAAAAAACAAGTAG
- a CDS encoding D-alanyl-D-alanine carboxypeptidase family protein, which produces MSIKFKNLKIKLNFIISMAFIFSLILSTNVFAESNVPEIKGEGMVLMDGTTGEVLAEKNANEKLAPASTTKTMTALLTVEKANLNDVVTIGKNPPLAEGTRVGLQEGDKYTVEELLNALLIQSANDAAVALAEHISGSEEKFAKLMNERAEELGAKNTHFVNASGLFEDDHMTTPYDLALIMNAASKNPIIDEITKKTVYEMPKSIVSGEPIWANNNNQLIHQTSPYYNKDIFCNKTGYTTKSRHTFTCAAKRGDRKLILTLLGYDTKDQYYEDTKNLLDYGFDNFSLVKLYSKNDVVKEYYIDDKNTLSLVVPEDIYKTFKNSEIENLSTDEIKKNLNIDFSVKATKPISRGTDILKDTDSFTGTLMIGNTPYKTLNLLNSNDITYTSFEKIMFKLKGFSGFYIALGVIGLIFLIILILFMIRLISTIKRIRNRKKRNSYFYN; this is translated from the coding sequence ATGAGTATAAAGTTTAAGAATTTAAAAATAAAACTTAATTTTATAATATCTATGGCTTTTATCTTCTCTTTAATTTTAAGTACTAATGTTTTTGCTGAAAGTAATGTACCGGAAATTAAAGGTGAAGGAATGGTTCTTATGGATGGAACTACAGGGGAGGTTTTAGCTGAAAAAAATGCTAATGAAAAACTTGCTCCTGCATCTACTACTAAAACTATGACAGCTTTACTTACAGTAGAAAAAGCTAACTTAAATGATGTTGTTACTATAGGAAAGAATCCTCCTTTAGCTGAAGGAACCCGTGTTGGTCTTCAAGAAGGAGATAAATATACAGTTGAAGAATTGCTTAATGCATTATTAATACAATCAGCTAATGATGCTGCTGTAGCTTTAGCTGAACATATTTCTGGCTCTGAAGAAAAATTTGCAAAGCTTATGAATGAGCGTGCAGAAGAATTAGGAGCTAAAAATACTCACTTTGTTAATGCTAGTGGACTTTTTGAGGATGATCATATGACTACCCCTTATGATCTAGCTCTAATAATGAATGCAGCTTCAAAAAATCCAATAATTGATGAAATTACAAAAAAAACAGTTTATGAAATGCCTAAAAGCATTGTAAGTGGAGAACCTATATGGGCAAATAATAATAATCAACTTATTCACCAAACAAGCCCATATTATAATAAAGATATTTTTTGTAACAAAACAGGATATACAACTAAATCAAGGCATACATTTACTTGTGCAGCTAAAAGGGGTGATAGAAAATTAATCCTTACCCTACTAGGTTATGACACTAAGGATCAATACTATGAAGATACAAAAAATCTTTTAGATTATGGCTTTGATAATTTTTCTTTAGTTAAATTATATTCTAAAAATGATGTTGTAAAAGAATATTACATTGATGATAAGAACACCTTATCTTTAGTAGTTCCTGAAGATATTTATAAAACATTTAAGAACTCTGAAATAGAGAACTTATCTACAGATGAAATAAAGAAAAATTTAAACATAGACTTTTCAGTAAAAGCAACTAAACCTATATCTAGGGGTACTGACATATTAAAAGATACTGATTCTTTTACTGGAACACTTATGATTGGAAATACTCCTTATAAAACCTTAAATCTTTTAAACAGTAATGATATAACTTATACAAGTTTTGAAAAAATTATGTTTAAATTAAAGGGTTTTAGTGGATTTTACATAGCTTTAGGTGTTATAGGTTTAATATTTTTAATAATCTTAATACTATTTATGATTAGACTTATATCAACTATAAAAAGAATAAGAAATAGAAAAAAACGTAATTCATATTTTTATAATTAA